From a region of the Phaseolus vulgaris cultivar G19833 chromosome 6, P. vulgaris v2.0, whole genome shotgun sequence genome:
- the LOC137831640 gene encoding uncharacterized protein translates to MSIMKNGSYQTVGSTSLDTSVGLVCHYEFENGSSQFVFMDVESGNRASLNHWLCFSTENFVQALAFCNGLILLSGFSEDQLCYHVFNPLTKHNFTIPQARIQDNISRVGLAFDGCQFEIVLIEAGSSPSNGLKLHVFSSDTGKWRSQNPSNITAPSLPEYELEEPGTGTPPLYSNGSIHWEIGGQLVVYQVQRSHCELYELPNNSKDWSWEPTLTFRSRLCESGGRIYYCYTDFDGFHIWKLLNEHEHESFLYYWDYKTFPWRLVHSVEPEVFMSKLQNFCDNFYDWEPFKIAPIAFSERAQIIYLQLPGSVVSYNLDTGTLASICTYSYPGMNFNCCSFFSSTSHNALSDTNGEMELNIPIAEIEKLAL, encoded by the coding sequence ATGAGTATTATGAAAAATGGAAGTTACCAAACTGTTGGCTCAACCTCACTAGACACTAGTGTTGGTCTTGTTTGCCACTATGAATTTGAAAATGGGTCATCTCAGTTTGTGTTCATGGATGTTGAAAGTGGAAATAGAGCTTCCCTTAACCATTGGCTCTGCTTCTCCACTGAAAACTTTGTGCAGGCCCTTGCTTTTTGCAATGGCTTAATTCTCTTGTCAGGTTTTAGTGAGGACCAACTCTGTTATCATGTGTTCAACCCCCTCACCAAGCACAATTTCACAATCCCTCAAGCTAGAATCCAAGATAATATTAGCAGAGTTGGATTAGCCTTTGATGGATGCCAATTTGAGATTGTGCTGATTGAAGCAGGTTCTTCACCATCCAATGGACTAAAACTGCATGTTTTCTCTTCTGACACTGGCAAATGGAGGAGCCAAAACCCCAGCAACATAACTGCTCCTTCTTTGCCAGAATATGAGTTGGAAGAACCTGGCACTGGCACACCTCCTCTTTACTCAAATGGGTCAATTCATTGGGAAATAGGTGGACAGTTGGTGGTGTATCAAGTTCAGAGAAGCCATTGTGAGCTATATGAACTACCAAACAATTCTAAGGATTGGTCTTGGGAGCCGACATTAACTTTTCGCAGTCGTTTGTGTGAATCAGGAGGCAGAATTTACTATTGCTACACTGATTTTGATGGCTTTCACATTTGGAAACTTCTGAATGAGCATGAGCATGAATCATTCCTGTATTATTGGGATTACAAAACGTTTCCTTGGAGGCTAGTCCACAGTGTGGAGCCTGAAGTGTTCATGTCTAAGCTCCAAAACTTCTGTGACAACTTCTATGATTGGGAGCCTTTCAAGATTGCACCCATTGCCTTCAGTGAACGAGCACAAATCATATATTTGCAGCTTCCAGGATCTGTTGTTTCTTACAATCTTGATACAGGAACTCTGGCATCAATCTGCACCTACTCTTATCCAGGGATGAACTTCAATTGCTGCTCATTCTTTTCTTCAACTTCTCACAATGCACTGAGTGAcaccaatggagaaatggagcTCAATATACCCATTGCAGAGATTGAGAAGTTAGCCCTCTAA
- the LOC137831641 gene encoding FACT complex subunit SPT16-like — translation MADHRNGSTQPSNGKASAAGSGYSIDLNAFQSRLKTFYSHWDEHKTDLWGSSDAIAIACPPPSEDLRYLKSTALNLWLLGFEFPETIMVFMKKQIHILCSQKKASILESVKKSAREAVGADLVLHVKPKNDDGTALMDAMFRAIRTQPKSDDHDSSIVGYISREAPEGKLLETWTEKLKNTKFNLIDVSGGLSSIFAAKSNEELTSIKRAAYLTTSVMKNFVVTKLENVIDEEKKISHSTLMEETEKVILEPSKVNCKLKADNVDICYPPIFQSGGEFDLRPSAVSNDELLHYDSASVIICAVGARYKSYCSNIARTFLIDAEPLQSRAYGVLLKAHEAVIGSMKPGNKLSVAYQAAVSVVERDAPDLVSYLTKSAGTGIGIEFRESGLNLNAKNEQIIREGMVFNVSIGFQNLQSEKSKPKNRHFSLLLADTVIINKDKTEVVTSMSSKALKDVAYSFNEDEEEERPRTKVDAKGAEPFTKTTLRSDNHEISKEELRRQHQAELARQKNEETARRLAGGGSEAGDNRSSSRTSTELVAYKSINDLPPPREMMIQIDQKNEAVLLPINGSMVPFHVAFIRTVSSQQDTNRNCYVRIIFNVPGTPFSPHDANSMKFPGSIYLKEASFRSKDSRHISEVVQSIKTLRRQVVARESERAERATLVTQEKLQLANNRFKPIRLSDLWIRPAFGGRGRKIPGTLEAHVNGFRYSTTRQDERGDILFGNIKHAFFQPAENEMITLLHFHLHNHIMVGNKKTKDVQFYVEVMDMVQNVGGGKRSAYDPDELEEEQRERDRKNKINVEFQTFVNRVNDLWGQAQFNGLELEFDQPLRELGFPGVPHKSSVFIVPTSACLVELIETPFLVVTLGEIEIVNLERVGLGQKNFDMTIVFKDFKRDVLRIDSIPSTSLDGIKEWLDTTDIKYYESRLNLNWRQILKTITDDPQSFIEGGGWEFLNLEGTDSESENSEESDKGYEPSDVEPESDSEDEASDSESLVESEDDDEDEDSEDDSEEEKGKTWEELEREASNADREKGNESDSEEDRKRRKAKSFGKSRGTSLSSSMPKRAKLR, via the coding sequence ATGGCAGACCATCGAAATGGGAGTACACAACCATCCAATGGAAAGGCCAGTGCAGCAGGAAGTGGATATTCTATTGATCTGAATGCATTTCAGTCCCgattgaaaacattttattcACATTGGGATGAACACAAAACAGATCTGTGGGGATCTTCTGATGCAATCGCAATTGCATGTCCTCCACCTTCAGAAGACCTGCGGTACCTGAAATCTACAGCTCTGAACCTATGGCTGCTTGGATTTGAGTTCCCCGAGACAATTATGGTTTTCATGAAAAAGCAGATACATATCTTATGCAGCCAAAAGAAGGCTTCTATTCTTGAATCTGTCAAAAAATCTGCCAGAGAGGCTGTTGGGGCAGatcttgttctgcatgtcaaaCCTAAAAATGATGATGGAACTGCTCTAATGGATGCTATGTTCCGTGCCATCCGCACTCAGCCAAAGTCTGATGATCATGATTCTTCCATTGTTGGATACATATCAAGAGAGGCTCCTGAAGGCAAACTGCTTGAAACATGgactgaaaaattaaaaaatacaaaatttaatctCATTGATGTTTCCGGTGGATTGTCTTCTATATTTGCAGCCAAGAGTAATGAGGAGCTCACATCAATTAAAAGAGCAGCTTACCTGACAACCAGTGTGATGAAAAACTTTGTGGTTACAAAACTTGAGAATGTAATCGATGAGGAGAAAAAAATCTCTCATTCAACATTGATGGAGGAGACTGAGAAAGTTATTCTGGAACCTTCAAAAGTGAATTGTAAGCTGAAGGCAGATAATGTTGATATTTGTTACCCACCAATTTTTCAGAGTGGTGGAGAGTTTGATCTCAGACCAAGTGCTGTCAGCAATGATGAGTTACTGCATTACGATTCAGCCAGTGTGATTATATGTGCAGTTGGAGCCCGATATAAGAGTTATTGCTCAAACATAGCTAGGACCTTCTTGATTGATGCAGAACCTCTTCAAAGTAGAGCATATGGGGTTCTTCTGAAAGCCCATGAAGCTGTCATAGGCTCTATGAAGCCAGGAAACAAGTTAAGTGTGGCGTACCAAGCTGCAGTCTCTGTTGTGGAAAGGGATGCTCCGGACTTGGTTTCATATTTGACAAAATCTGCTGGGACAGGCATCGGCATTGAGTTTCGTGAATCAGGATTGAATCTGAATGCAAAAAATGAACAGATAATTCGAGAAGGCATGGTCTTTAATGTGTCAATTGGTTTTCAGAATTTGCAAAGTGAGAAAAGTAAGCCCAAGAACAGGCATTTCTCCCTGTTGCTTGCTGACACAGTCATCATCAACAAAGATAAGACAGAAGTTGTGACTTCTATGAGTTCAAAAGCACTCAAGGATGTAGCATACTCTTTCAatgaggatgaggaagaggaaagGCCAAGGACAAAAGTGGATGCCAAGGGAGCGGAGCCCTTTACTAAGACAACTCTAAGGTCAGACAATCATGAGATTTCAAAGGAGGAGCTTCGAAGGCAGCACCAGGCAGAACTTGCTCGACAGAAGAATGAAGAAACTGCAAGGAGGCTTGCTGGTGGTGGAAGTGAGGCAGGAGATAATCGTTCTTCTTCAAGGACTTCAACAGAACTTGTGGCGTACAAGAGCATAAATGACCTTCCCCCTCCCAGAGAAATGATGATTCAGATTGATCAGAAGAATGAAGCAGTTCTCTTGCCTATAAATGGAAGCATGGTGCCTTTTCATGTGGCTTTTATTAGAACTGTTTCGAGCCAGCAGGACACTAACCGCAACTGCTATGtcagaattatttttaatgtccCTGGCACCCCTTTCAGTCCTCATGATGCAAACTCAATGAAGTTCCCTGGATCTATATATTTAAAGGAGGCTTCATTCCGCTCGAAGGACTCAAGGCACATTAGTGAGGTTGTGCAGTCAATTAAAACCCTCAGGCGACAAGTTGTAGCAAGGGAGTCTGAGAGAGCAGAGAGGGCAACCCTGGTTACTCAGGAGAAACTGCAACTTGCTAATAATAGATTCAAGCCAATACGGTTGTCTGATCTCTGGATCCGTCCTGCTTTTGGTGGTCGTGGAAGGAAGATACCCGGTACGCTTGAGGCTCATGTGAATGGATTTCGTTATTCTACCACCAGGCAAGATGAGCGTGGAGACATACTGTTTGGCAACATTAAGCATGCATTTTTCCAGCCGGCAGAGAATGAGATGATCACGCTCCTGCACTTCCATTTGCACAACCATATTATGGTAGGAAATAAGAAGACCAAGGACGTTCAGTTTTATGTTGAGGTTATGGACATGGTCCAGAATGTTGGAGGTGGTAAGAGATCAGCCTATGACCCTGATGagcttgaagaagaacaacGGGAGCGAGATAGGAAGAACAAGATAAATGTAGAATTCCAAACCTTTGTGAATAGGGTGAATGATCTCTGGGGTCAGGCACAATTCAATGGGCTTGAATTGGAGTTTGATCAACCTCTTAGGGAGCTTGGCTTCCCTGGGGTTCCTCATAAATCTTCAGTGTTTATTGTTCCGACTTCAGCCTGTCTTGTTGAACTGATAGAGACCCCTTTCCTCGTTGTCACGCTAGGTGAGATTGAGATTGTGAATCTTGAGAGAGTTGGGCTTGGGCAGAAGAACTTTGATATGACAATAGTTTTTAAAGACTTTAAGCGTGATGTGCTGAGGATTGATTCTATCCCTTCTACATCACTTGATGGCATCAAGGAATGGCTTGACACTACCGACATTAAGTATTACGAGAGCAGGTTGAATCTGAACTGGCGTCAGATCCTGAAGACAATCACGGATGACCCTCAGAGCTTTATTGAAGGAGGTGGTTGGGAGTTTCTGAATTTGGAGGGCACTGATTCGGAATCTGAAAACTCAGAGGAGTCAGACAAAGGTTATGAACCTTCTGATGTTGAACCCGAATCTGATTCTGAGGATGAAGCCTCTGACAGTGAATCACTTGTTGAGTCTGAGGATGATGACGAAGATGAGGATTCTGAGGATGACTCAGAGGAAGAGAAGGGAAAGACGTGGGAGGAACTGGAGAGGGAAGCGAGCAATGCAGACAGGGAAAAAGGAAATGAGTCTGACAGCGAAGAagatagaaaaagaagaaaggcaAAAAGCTTCGGTAAGTCAAGAGGAACTAGTCTAAGCAGTAGCATGCCAAAGCGGGCTAAGTTAAGATAG
- the LOC137831642 gene encoding FACT complex subunit SPT16-like — protein MADHRNGSTQPSNGKASAAGSGYSIDLNAFQSRLKTFYSHWDEHKTDLWGSSDAIAIACPPPSEDLRYLKSTALNLWLLGFEFPETIMVFMKKQIHILCSQKKASILESVKKSAREAVGADLVLHVKPKNDDGTALMDAIFRSIRAQPKSDDHDSATVGYISREAPEGKLLETWTEKLKNTKFNLIDVATGLSSLFAAKSNEELTSIKRAAYLTTSVMKNFVVTKLENVIDEEKKVSHSTLMEETEKVILEPSKVNCKLKADNVDICYPPIFQSGGEFDLRPSAVSNDELLHYDSASVIICAVGARYKSYCSNIARTFLIDAEPLQSRAYGVLLKAHEAVIGSMKPGNKLSVAYQAAVSVVERDAPDLVSYLTKSAGTGIGIEFRESGLNLNAKNEQIIREGMVFNVSIGFQNLQSEKSKPKNRHFSLLLADTVIINKDKTEVVTSMSSKALKDVAYSFNEDEEEERPRTKVDAKGAEPFTKTTLRSDNHEISKEELRRQHQAELARQKNEETARRLAGGGSEAGDNRSSSRTSTELVAYKSINDLPPPREMMIQIDQKNEAVLLPINGSMVPFHVAFIRTVSSQQDTNRNCYVRIIFNVPGTPFSPHDANSMKFPGSIYLKEASFRSKDSRHISEVVQSIKTLRRQVVARESERAERATLVTQEKLQLANNRFKPIRLSDLWIRPAFGGRGRKIPGTLEAHVNGFRYSTTRQDERGDILFGNIKHAFFQPAENEMITLLHFHLHNHIMVGNKKTKDVQFYVEVMDMVQNVGGGKRSAYDPDELEEEQRERDRKNKINVEFQTFVNRVNDLWGQAQFNGLELEFDQPLRELGFPGVPHKSSVFIVPTSACLVELIETPFLVVTLGEIEIVNLERVGLGQKNFDMTIVFKDFKRDVLRIDSIPSTSLDGIKEWLDTTDIKYYESRLNLNWRQILKTITDDPQSFIEGGGWEFLNLEATDSESENSEESDKGYEPSDVEPESDSEDEASDSESLVESEDDDEDEDSEDDSEEEKGKTWEELEREASNADREKGNESDSEEDRKRRKAKSFGKSRGTSLSSSMPKRAKLR, from the coding sequence ATGGCGGACCATCGAAATGGAAGTACACAACCATCCAATGGAAAGGCGAGTGCAGCAGGAAGTGGATATTCTATTGATCTGAATGCATTTCAATCCCGATTGAAAACTTTTTATTCTCATTGGGATGAACACAAAACAGATCTGTGGGGCTCTTCTGATGCAATAGCAATTGCATGTCCTCCACCTTCGGAAGATCTGCGGTACCTGAAATCTACTGCTCTGAACTTGTGGCTGCTTGGATTTGAGTTCCCCGAGACAATTATGGTTTTCATGAAGAAGCAGATACATATCTTATGCAGCCAAAAAAAGGCTTCTATTCTTGAATCTGTCAAAAAATCTGCCAGAGAGGCTGTTGGGGCAGATCTTGTTCTACATGTCAAACCTAAAAACGATGATGGCACTGCTCTCATGGATGCTATATTCCGTTCCATCCGTGCTCAGCCAAAGTCTGATGACCACGATTCTGCCACTGTTGGATACATATCAAGAGAGGCCCCTGAAGGGAAACTGCTTGAAACATGgactgaaaaattaaaaaatactaaatttaaTCTCATTGATGTTGCCACTGGTTTGTCTTCTTTATTTGCAGCAAAGAGTAATGAGGAACTCACATCAATTAAGAGAGCAGCTTACCTGACAACCAGTGTGATGAAAAACTTTGTGGTTACAAAACTTGAGAATGTAATCGATGAGGAGAAGAAAGTCTCTCATTCAACATTGATGGAGGAGACTGAGAAAGTTATTCTGGAACCTTCAAAAGTCAATTGTAAGCTAAAGGCAGATAATGTTGATATTTGTTACCCACCAATTTTTCAGAGTGGTGGAGAGTTTGATCTCAGACCAAGTGCTGTCAGCAATGATGAGTTACTGCATTACGATTCAGCCAGTGTGATTATATGTGCAGTTGGAGCCCGATATAAGAGTTATTGCTCAAACATAGCTAGGACCTTCTTGATTGATGCAGAACCTCTTCAAAGTAGAGCATATGGGGTTCTTCTGAAAGCCCATGAAGCTGTCATAGGCTCTATGAAGCCAGGAAACAAGTTAAGTGTGGCGTACCAAGCTGCAGTCTCTGTTGTGGAAAGGGATGCTCCGGACTTGGTTTCATATTTGACAAAATCTGCTGGGACAGGCATCGGCATTGAGTTTCGTGAATCAGGATTGAATCTGAATGCAAAAAATGAACAGATAATTCGAGAAGGCATGGTCTTTAATGTGTCAATTGGTTTTCAGAATTTGCAAAGTGAGAAAAGTAAGCCCAAGAACAGGCATTTCTCCCTGTTGCTTGCTGACACAGTCATCATCAACAAAGATAAGACAGAAGTTGTGACTTCTATGAGTTCAAAAGCACTCAAGGATGTAGCATACTCTTTCAatgaggatgaggaagaggaaagGCCAAGGACAAAAGTGGATGCCAAGGGAGCGGAGCCCTTTACTAAGACAACTCTAAGGTCAGACAATCATGAGATTTCAAAGGAGGAGCTTCGAAGGCAGCACCAGGCAGAACTTGCTCGACAGAAGAATGAAGAAACTGCAAGGAGGCTTGCTGGTGGTGGAAGTGAGGCAGGAGATAATCGTTCTTCTTCAAGGACTTCAACAGAACTTGTGGCGTACAAGAGCATAAATGACCTTCCCCCTCCCAGAGAAATGATGATTCAGATTGATCAGAAGAATGAAGCAGTTCTCTTGCCTATAAATGGAAGCATGGTGCCTTTTCATGTGGCTTTCATTAGAACTGTTTCGAGCCAGCAGGACACTAACCGCAACTGCTATGtcagaattatttttaatgtccCTGGCACCCCTTTCAGTCCTCATGATGCAAACTCAATGAAGTTCCCTGGATCTATATATTTAAAGGAGGCTTCATTCCGCTCGAAGGACTCAAGGCACATTAGTGAGGTTGTGCAGTCAATTAAAACCCTCAGGCGACAAGTTGTAGCAAGGGAGTCTGAGAGAGCAGAGAGGGCAACCCTGGTTACTCAGGAGAAACTGCAACTTGCTAATAATAGATTCAAGCCAATACGGTTGTCTGATCTCTGGATCCGTCCTGCTTTTGGTGGTCGTGGAAGGAAGATACCTGGTACGCTTGAGGCTCATGTGAATGGATTTCGTTATTCTACCACCAGGCAAGATGAGCGTGGAGACATACTGTTCGGCAACATTAAGCATGCATTTTTCCAGCCAGCAGAGAATGAGATGATCACGCTCCTGCACTTCCATCTGCACAACCATATTATGGTAGGAAATAAGAAGACCAAGGATGTTCAGTTTTATGTTGAGGTTATGGACATGGTCCAGAATGTTGGAGGTGGTAAGAGATCAGCCTATGACCCTGATGagcttgaagaagaacaacGAGAGCGAGATAGGAAGAACAAGATAAATGTAGAATTCCAAACCTTTGTGAATAGGGTGAATGATCTCTGGGGTCAGGCCCAATTCAATGGGCTTGAATTGGAGTTTGATCAACCTCTTAGGGAGCTTGGCTTCCCTGGGGTTCCTCATAAATCTTCAGTGTTTATTGTTCCGACTTCAGCCTGCCTTGTTGAACTTATAGAGACCCCTTTCCTCGTTGTCACGCTAGGTGAGATTGAGATTGTGAATCTTGAGAGAGTTGGGCTTGGGCAGAAGAACTTTGATATGACAATAGTTTTTAAAGACTTTAAGCGTGATGTGCTGAGGATTGATTCTATCCCTTCTACATCACTTGATGGCATCAAGGAATGGCTTGACACTACCGACATTAAGTATTACGAGAGCAGGTTGAATCTGAACTGGCGTCAGATCCTGAAGACAATCACGGATGACCCTCAGAGCTTTATTGAAGGAGGTGGTTGGGAGTTTCTGAATTTGGAGGCCACTGATTCGGAATCTGAGAACTCAGAGGAGTCAGACAAAGGTTATGAACCTTCTGATGTTGAACCCGAATCTGATTCTGAGGATGAAGCCTCTGACAGTGAATCACTTGTTGAGTCTGAGGATGATGACGAAGATGAGGATTCTGAGGATGACTCAGAGGAAGAGAAGGGAAAGACGTGGGAGGAACTGGAGAGGGAAGCGAGCAATGCAGACAGGGAAAAAGGAAATGAGTCTGACAGCGAAGAagatagaaaaagaagaaaggcaAAAAGCTTCGGTAAGTCAAGAGGAACTAGTCTAAGCAGTAGCATGCCAAAGCGGGCTAAGTTAAGATAG